Proteins found in one Odocoileus virginianus isolate 20LAN1187 ecotype Illinois chromosome 10, Ovbor_1.2, whole genome shotgun sequence genomic segment:
- the LOC110144557 gene encoding olfactory receptor 5J3-like, protein MADVNFTLVTEFILLGLTDHAELKVALFLLLLLIYTISLVGNLGMLLLIQITPKLQTPMYHFLSCLSLIDACYSSVFAPRMLMNFFVERETISFSACMVQYFLFVSLLTTEGFLLAAMAYDRYMAIVNPLLYTVAMTKIVCVALVIGSCVGGVINSLTHTTGLLKLSFCGPNVIRHFFCDLPPLLKLSCSDTSMNELLLLIFSGIIALITFMTVMISYIFIVAAILRIRSAAGRHKAFSTCASHLTVVTLFYGSISFSYIQPSSQYSLEQEKVVSVFYTMVIPMLNPLIYSLRNKEVKHAVKRAKEMKHILC, encoded by the coding sequence ATGGCTGATGTTAATTTTACACTGGTGACTGAGTTTATCCTTTTGGGACTGACAGATCATGCTGAGCTGAAAGTGGCTCTCTTCCTGCTGTTGCTGCTCATCTATACCATTTCCTTGGTGGGTAATCTAGGGATGCTCCTTCTAATCCAAATAACTCCCAAACTCCAAACACCCATGTACCATTTCCTCAGCTGCCTGTCACTCATCGATGCCTGCTATTCATCAGTCTTTGCACCCAGAATGCTGATGAACTTCTTTGTTGAACGGGAGACAATCTCGTTCTCTGCATGCATGGTGCAGTACTTTTTATTTGTGTCACTCCTTACCACTGAGGGCTTCTTGCTGGCAgcaatggcctatgaccgctatatGGCCATTGTGAACCCTTTACTTTATACCGTGGCTATGACAAAAATAGTTTGTGTTGCTCTGGTCATTGGATCATGTGTAGGAGGCGTAATCAACTCGTTGACTCACACAACTGGCTTGCTGAAATTGTCTTTCTGTGGGCCAAATGTCATCAGGCACTTCTTCTGTGACCTTCCCCCGCTGCTGAAGCTGTCCTGTTCTGACACATCCATGAATGAACTGCTGCTTTTAATCTTCTCTGGCATTATTGCATTGATCACTTTCATGACTGTGATGATCTCCTACATCTTCATCGTTGCTGCTATCCTGAGGATCCGCTCAGCAGCAGGCAGACACAAAGCCTTCTCCACATGTGCTTCACATCTCACGGTTGTGACTCTATTCTATGGCTCTATAAGCTTTAGCTACATTCAACCAAGCTCCCAGTATTCCTTAGAACAAGAGAAGGTGGTATCTGTGTTTTATACCATGGTTATCCCTATGTTAAACCCATTAATTTATAGCTTAAGAAACAAGGAAGTGAAGCATGCTGTGAAAAGGGCTAAAGAAATGAAGCATATTCTTTGTTAA
- the LOC110144556 gene encoding olfactory receptor 8H1-like — protein MGRRNITHVSDFILMGLTDFEEIRLVLFTLFLLIYLITVLGNVGMILIICLDSQLNTPMYFLLSHLSFLDLSYSRVTTPKSLDSLLTSNKYISYLNCFIQMNFFIFLAATECLLLSSMAYDHYAAICNPLHYLLVMSTRRCCSVLFGSYLIGFMDSFVNVLCMSRLHFCDSNVIYHFFCETPPILVLSCTDTHDIEIILSIFAGSTLLVSLIMVSASYVAILSTILKITSTSGEQKAFSTCASLLLAVTVFYGTTIFTYAKPSKSYSLRKDHVASVFYTIVIPMLNPLRYSLRNIEVKNVLRRVMQKRKGPKQLK, from the coding sequence ATGGGCAGAAGGAATATCACACATGTGTCTGACTTCATCCTCATGGGCCTGACAGACTTTGAAGAGATCCGACTGGTCCTCTTCACCCTTTTCCTCCTGATATACCTGATCACTGTGCTAGGGAATGTGGGGATGATCCTGATAATCTGCCTGGATTCCCAGCTTAACACTCCCATGTATTTTTTGCTCAGTCACTTGTCATTTCTTGACCTCAGCTACTCAAGGGTCACCACCCCTAAAAGCTTAGACAGCTTACTGACTTCCAACAAGTATATCTCATACCTGAACTGTTTCATCCAGATGAATTTTTTTATCTTCTTGGCCGCCACTGAGTGtctccttctctcctccatgGCCTATGATCACTATGCAGCCATCTGCAACCCTCTGCATTACCTGCTTGTTATGTCCACTAGACGCTGCTGCTCCGTACTTTTTGGATCTTATTTGATTGGTTTTATGGACTCCTTTGTCAATGTGCTTTGCATGAGCAGATTGCATTTCTGTGACTCCAATGTAATCtatcactttttctgtgaaacACCCCCAATCTTAGTGCTCTCCTGCACTGACACACATGACATTGAAATCATTCTATCCATATTTGCTGGCTCCACCCTACTGGTGTCTCTTATCATGGTGTCTGCATCCTATGTGGCCATCTTGTCTACCATCCTGAAAATTACTTCCACTTCAGGGGAACAAAAAGCCTTCTCTACTTGTGCCTCCCTTCTCCTGGCAGTCACTGTCTTTTATGGCACTACAATTTTTACTTATGCAAAACCAAGTAAGTCTTACTCTTTGAGAAAGGATCATGTGGCTTCCGTCTTTTATACTATTGTCATCCCCATGTTAAATCCACTCAGGTATAGTCTTCGAAACATAGAAGTGAAAAATGTTCTCAGAAGAGTCATGCAGAAGAGAAAAGGCcccaaacaattaaaataa
- the LOC110144555 gene encoding olfactory receptor 8H1-like, with product MGRRNITHVYDFILMGLTDSVEIRLILFTLFLLIYLITVLGNVGMILIIHLDPQLHTPMYFFLSHLSFLDLSYSSVITPKTLDNLLTSKKNISYLNCFSQMYFFVFLGATECFLLSSMAYDRYAAICNPLHYPVVMSTRRCCSLVFGSYLIGFVDTSVNVLCLSRLHFCNSKIIYHFFCDGPAILALSCTDTHDIEIIIFISAGSTLMVSLITISVSYVSILSTILKITSTSGKQKAFSTCASHLLGVTIFYGTMIFTYLKPSTSYSLGKNQVASVFYSIVIPMLNPLIYSLRNKEVKNAPNRVMKNRKGSK from the coding sequence ATGGGCAGAAGGAATATCACTCATGTGTATGACTTCATCCTCATGGGACTGACAGACTCTGTAGAGATCCGGCTCATCCTCTTCACCCTCTTCCTCCTGATATACCTGATTACTGTGCTGGGCAATGTGGGGATGATCCTGATAATCCATCTGGACCCCCAGCTTCACACACCAATGTACTTTTTCCTCAGTCACTTGTCATTTCTTGACCTCAGTTACTCAAGTGTCATCACCCCTAAAACCTTAGACAATTTACTAACTTCCAAGAAGAATATTTCATACCTGAACTGCTTCAGCcaaatgtatttctttgtgtTCTTGGGTGCCACTGAGTGTTTCCTTCTGTCCTCCATGGCTTATGATCGCTATGCAGCCATCTGCAACCCTCTGCATTACCCCGTCGTTATGTCCACCAGACGCTGCTGTTCTCTTGTCTTTGGATCCTATTTGATTGGCTTCGTGGACACCTCTGTCAATGTCCTGTGCTTGAGTAGATTGCATTTCTGCAACTCAAAGATAATTTATCACTTTTTCTGTGATGGACCAGCAATTTTAGCATTGTCCTGCACTGACACACATGACATTGAAATCATCATATTCATTTCTGCTGGCTCCACCCTCATGGTGTCTCTTATCACGATATCTGTGTCCTATGTTTCCATCCTGTCCACTATCCTGAAAATTACTTCCACTTCAGGGAAGCAGAAAGCCTTTTCCACCTGCGCCTCCCATCTCCTGGGAGTCACCATCTTCTATGGCACTATGATTTTCACTTACTTAAAACCAAGTACGTCCTACTCCTTGGGAAAGAATCAAGTGGCTTCTGTTTTTTATAGTATTGTCATCCCCATGCTGAATCCACTTATATACAGTCTTagaaacaaagaagtaaaaaatgcaCCTAATAGGGTCATGAAGAACAGAAAGGGctccaaataa
- the LOC110144554 gene encoding LOW QUALITY PROTEIN: olfactory receptor 9G4 (The sequence of the model RefSeq protein was modified relative to this genomic sequence to represent the inferred CDS: inserted 1 base in 1 codon), with protein sequence MEIGNHTTLTEFILLGLSSDPKWQLILFGIFLMLYLITLSGNMTLVILIHIDSHLHTPMYFFIGNLSFLDFWYTSVYTPKXLATCVSEDKRMSLAGCGAQFFFSCAVTYTECYLLAAMAYDRHMAICNPLLYSSSMSPSLCTGLVAGSYIGGLLNAIAHTANTFRLSFCGKNIIDHFFCDAPPLVKMSCTDTKVYEQVLLGVVGFTVLSSILVIIISYFNILLAILRIHTASGRRKAFSTCASHLVSVMLFYGSLLFMYSRPSSTYSLKRDKMAALFYTVINPLLNPLIYSLRNKDIKEAFWKATQTIRPQR encoded by the exons ATGGAAATTGGAAATCACACCACCCTGACTGAATTCATCTTATTGGGCCTCTCATCAGACCCCAAGTGGCAGCTGATTCTTTTTGGAATATTTCTGATGCTCTATTTGATCACCTTGTCTGGTAACATGACCCTGGTTATCTTAATTCATATTGATTCCCACCTGCACACacctatgtattttttcattggcAATCTCTCTTTCTTGGATTTCTGGTACACCTCTGTGTACACCCCCA TCCTGGCTACTTGTGTCTCAGAAGATAAGCGTATGTCACTGGCTGGATGTGGAgcccagtttttcttttcctgtgctgTAACCTACACTGAGTGCTATCTTCTAGCagccatggcctatgaccgccACATGGCGATCTGTAACCCGCTACTTTACTCAAGTTCTATGTCCCCTTCTCTCTGTACCGGACTCGTTGCTGGCTCCTACATAGGAGGGTTGTTGAATGCCATCGCTCATACTGCCAACACCTTTCGCCTGAGTTTCTGTGGCAAAAATATCATTGACCACTTCTTCTGTGATGCACCACCACTGGTAAAGATGTCATGTACAGACACCAAGGTCTATGAGCAGGTCCTCCTGGGTGTTGTGGGTTTCACcgtcctctccagcattcttgtcatCATAATTTCCTATTTCAATATCCTTCTGGCTATTCTGAGGATCCACACAGCTTCAGGAAGGCgcaaagccttctccacctgtgctTCACACCTGGTCTCGGTCATGCTCTTCTACGGATCCCTGCTCTTCATGTACTCAAGGCCAAGTTCCACCTACTCCCTGAAGAGAGACAAAATGGCTGCCCTGTTCTACACTGTGATCAACCCACTGCTCAACCCTCTCATCTATAGCCTGAGAAACAAAGACATCAAAGAGGCCTTCTGGAAAGCAACACAGACCATAAGGCCACAGAGAtga